A genomic region of Aureimonas populi contains the following coding sequences:
- a CDS encoding ABC transporter ATP-binding protein: MSAAVETAGERARAAATPVISVRDLVVEFPTRRGVLRAIDKVSFDVAPGEILGVVGESGAGKSITGSAIIGLIDPPGRVAGGEILLKGKRIDNLPEEEMRRLRGKRIGMVFQDPLTSLNPLYTVGEQIIETIRTHLPMSEAQARKRAIELLADVGIPAPDNRVDSYPHQFSGGMRQRVVIALALCAEPEFIIADEPTTALDVSLQAQIIAVFKRVCEERGTSAILITHDMGVIAEAADRVAVLYAGRVAEVGPVRDMLGKPLHPYTTGLMGSIPSIAGTDDRLRQIPGSMPRLNRIPSGCAFHPRCEHEMPVCSQKRPGLNHVGQTDVACFLHGDATA; this comes from the coding sequence ATGAGCGCCGCCGTCGAGACGGCGGGCGAGCGGGCGCGGGCCGCGGCGACGCCGGTCATCAGCGTGAGGGACCTCGTGGTCGAGTTCCCGACGCGGCGGGGCGTGCTCCGGGCCATCGACAAGGTCTCGTTCGACGTGGCACCGGGCGAGATCCTGGGCGTGGTCGGCGAATCGGGGGCGGGCAAGTCGATCACCGGCTCGGCCATCATCGGCCTCATCGACCCGCCGGGGCGCGTGGCCGGGGGCGAGATCCTGCTGAAGGGCAAGCGCATCGACAATCTGCCCGAGGAGGAGATGCGCCGCCTGCGCGGCAAGCGCATCGGCATGGTCTTCCAGGACCCGCTGACGAGCCTCAACCCGCTCTACACGGTGGGCGAGCAGATCATCGAGACCATCCGCACGCATCTGCCCATGTCGGAGGCGCAGGCGCGCAAGCGCGCCATCGAGCTTCTGGCCGATGTCGGCATCCCCGCGCCGGACAACCGCGTGGACAGCTATCCGCACCAGTTCTCCGGCGGCATGCGCCAGCGCGTCGTCATCGCGCTCGCGCTCTGCGCCGAGCCGGAGTTCATCATCGCCGACGAGCCGACGACCGCCCTCGACGTGTCGCTCCAGGCGCAGATCATCGCCGTCTTCAAGCGCGTGTGCGAGGAGCGCGGCACCTCCGCCATCCTCATCACCCACGACATGGGCGTGATCGCGGAGGCGGCCGACCGCGTGGCCGTGCTCTATGCGGGCCGCGTGGCCGAGGTGGGGCCGGTGAGGGACATGCTCGGCAAGCCGCTGCACCCCTATACGACCGGCCTGATGGGCTCGATCCCCTCCATCGCCGGGACGGACGATCGCCTGCGCCAGATTCCCGGCTCCATGCCGCGCCTCAACCGCATCCCCTCCGGCTGCGCCTTCCATCCGCGCTGCGAGCACGAGATGCCCGTCTGCTCGCAGAAGCGCCCGGGCCTCAACCATGTCGGGCAGACGGATGTCGCCTGCTTCCTCCATGGAGACGCCACGGCATGA
- a CDS encoding ABC transporter ATP-binding protein: MSALLTIDHLSREFDVSAPWLNRVIERKGKQSVKAVDDVTLEIRKGKTFALVGESGSGKSTIARMVVGLIEPTKGAVKFDDVDIWDAANKRQVGELRRRFQMIFQDPYASLNPRWRVRDIVAEPLKTYGIATTSAEINKEVGRLLEVVKLSPEDGIKYPHQFSGGQRQRICIARALANRPEFIVCDEPTSALDVSVQAQILNLMRDLQDEFGLTYLFISHNLAVVNYMADEVGVLYLGRLAEIAPPRVLFERARHPYTRSLLDSVPDMEMTGRERHPVKGEIPNPISPPSGCAFHPRCPFANDRCRREVPLMKAQDGVVVACHGVEEGRI; encoded by the coding sequence ATGAGCGCGCTTCTGACGATCGACCATCTCTCGCGCGAGTTCGACGTGTCCGCCCCCTGGCTGAACCGGGTGATCGAGCGCAAGGGCAAGCAGAGCGTCAAGGCCGTCGACGACGTGACGCTTGAGATCCGCAAGGGCAAGACCTTCGCGCTGGTCGGCGAATCGGGCTCGGGCAAGAGCACCATCGCGCGCATGGTCGTGGGGCTGATCGAGCCGACGAAGGGCGCGGTGAAGTTCGACGACGTGGACATCTGGGACGCGGCCAACAAGCGGCAGGTCGGCGAGCTTCGCCGCCGCTTCCAGATGATCTTCCAGGACCCCTATGCCAGCCTCAACCCGCGCTGGCGCGTGCGCGACATCGTCGCCGAGCCCCTGAAGACCTACGGCATCGCCACGACGAGCGCGGAGATCAACAAGGAGGTCGGCCGGCTTCTGGAGGTGGTGAAGCTTTCGCCCGAAGACGGGATCAAGTATCCGCACCAGTTCTCGGGCGGCCAGCGCCAGCGCATCTGCATCGCGCGCGCGCTCGCCAACCGGCCGGAATTCATCGTCTGCGACGAGCCGACCTCCGCGCTCGACGTGTCGGTGCAGGCGCAGATCCTCAACCTGATGCGCGATCTCCAGGACGAGTTCGGCCTCACCTATCTCTTCATCAGCCACAACCTTGCGGTGGTGAACTACATGGCCGACGAGGTGGGCGTGCTCTATCTCGGGCGCCTGGCCGAGATCGCGCCGCCCAGGGTGCTGTTCGAGCGGGCCCGCCACCCCTATACGCGCTCGCTGCTGGACAGCGTGCCCGACATGGAGATGACCGGGCGCGAGCGCCATCCGGTGAAGGGCGAGATTCCGAACCCGATCTCGCCGCCCTCCGGCTGCGCCTTCCACCCCCGCTGCCCCTTCGCCAACGACCGCTGCCGGCGCGAGGTGCCCCTGATGAAGGCGCAGGACGGCGTCGTCGTCGCCTGCCACGGCGTGGAGGAAGGGCGGATCTAA
- a CDS encoding monovalent cation:proton antiporter-2 (CPA2) family protein, producing MAVDGGNGFDLAHVVALLAAGVVAVPIFKRLGLGSVLGYFAAGLAIGPFGLGLFGDPEGILHLAEFGVIMLLFVIGLEMEPARLWALRRQIFGLGLAQVLACGTLLTLAGHLAGLSLPVAFVAGMGFVLSSTAVVTQMLEERGDLGTPAGQKAVSILLLEDLAIVPLLAIVAFIGPRGEVVETPLWQELALAAGALALLVLAGRYLLNPMFAVLARSKAREVMTAAALLVVLGAALLMESGGLSMAMGAFLAGVFLSESSFKHQLEADIEPFRGILLGLFFLAVGMSLDIAVIAARWPVIILSVVAFVLVKSLGIYLVARLLGSRRREAIVRVTLFAQGGEFAFVLYSAALDNGIFDAGTNAVFTATVIISMALTPLTALALKRFMPAEAVSLDGVERPEELEGRVLIIGFGRFAQVASQSLLARNIDISIIENDVQMIRAAADFGFKVYYGDGTRLDVLRASGAGRAEAVLVCIDDREAATRVVELLGSEFPHAKVLVRAYDRGHAIELVKAGVDYQIRETFESAMAFGAQALRKLGTDEADIADVVEDVRRREAERFALQLAGDIDAGRRLMRGNAPMPEPLTRPRRPGRVFDVEGHENPAS from the coding sequence ATGGCAGTGGACGGGGGCAACGGGTTCGATCTTGCCCACGTGGTCGCGCTTCTCGCGGCGGGCGTCGTCGCGGTGCCGATCTTCAAGCGGCTGGGCCTTGGCTCCGTGCTCGGCTATTTCGCAGCCGGGCTTGCCATCGGACCCTTCGGCCTCGGCCTTTTCGGCGATCCGGAGGGCATCCTGCATCTCGCCGAGTTCGGCGTCATCATGCTGCTCTTCGTCATCGGGCTGGAGATGGAGCCGGCGCGGCTCTGGGCGCTGCGGCGCCAGATCTTCGGCCTCGGCCTCGCGCAGGTCCTGGCTTGCGGCACGCTGCTGACGCTGGCCGGGCATCTGGCGGGCCTCTCCTTGCCGGTCGCCTTCGTCGCCGGCATGGGCTTCGTCCTCTCCTCCACCGCCGTCGTCACGCAGATGCTGGAGGAGCGCGGCGATCTCGGCACGCCGGCCGGGCAGAAGGCGGTGTCGATCCTGCTTCTGGAAGACCTGGCCATCGTGCCGCTGCTGGCCATCGTCGCCTTCATCGGGCCGCGCGGGGAGGTCGTCGAGACGCCGCTCTGGCAGGAGCTCGCGCTGGCGGCCGGCGCGCTGGCGCTCCTCGTGCTGGCCGGGCGCTATCTTCTCAACCCGATGTTCGCGGTGCTGGCCCGTTCCAAGGCGCGCGAGGTGATGACGGCCGCCGCCCTCCTTGTGGTGCTGGGCGCCGCGCTGCTGATGGAATCGGGCGGCCTCTCCATGGCGATGGGGGCGTTCCTGGCGGGCGTCTTCCTGTCCGAATCCTCCTTCAAGCACCAGCTCGAAGCCGATATCGAGCCGTTTCGCGGCATCCTGCTCGGCCTGTTCTTCCTGGCCGTCGGCATGTCGCTGGACATCGCCGTCATCGCCGCGCGGTGGCCCGTGATCATCCTGTCGGTCGTCGCCTTCGTGCTGGTGAAATCGCTTGGCATCTATCTCGTCGCGCGGCTTCTCGGCTCGCGGCGGCGCGAGGCCATCGTGCGCGTCACGCTGTTCGCGCAGGGCGGCGAATTCGCCTTCGTCCTCTACTCCGCCGCGCTCGACAACGGCATCTTCGATGCCGGGACAAACGCGGTCTTCACCGCCACCGTCATCATCTCCATGGCGCTGACGCCGCTCACCGCGCTGGCCCTCAAGCGCTTCATGCCCGCTGAGGCCGTCTCGCTCGATGGCGTGGAGCGGCCCGAGGAGCTGGAGGGGCGCGTGCTCATCATCGGCTTCGGCCGCTTCGCGCAGGTGGCCAGCCAATCCCTGCTGGCGCGGAACATCGATATCTCCATCATCGAGAACGACGTGCAGATGATCCGCGCCGCCGCCGATTTCGGCTTCAAGGTCTATTACGGCGACGGCACGCGGCTCGATGTCCTGCGCGCCTCGGGCGCGGGGCGCGCGGAGGCGGTGCTGGTGTGCATCGACGACCGCGAGGCGGCGACGAGGGTGGTGGAGCTTCTGGGCTCGGAGTTCCCGCACGCCAAGGTGCTGGTGCGCGCCTACGATCGCGGCCATGCCATCGAGCTGGTCAAGGCGGGGGTGGACTACCAGATCCGCGAGACCTTCGAATCCGCCATGGCCTTCGGCGCGCAGGCCCTGCGGAAGCTGGGAACCGACGAGGCCGACATCGCCGACGTGGTGGAGGATGTGCGCCGGCGCGAAGCCGAGCGCTTCGCGCTCCAGCTTGCCGGCGACATCGACGCCGGGCGCCGGCTGATGCGGGGCAATGCGCCCATGCCCGAACCGCTCACACGGCCGCGCCGGCCCGGCCGTGTCTTCGACGTGGAGGGGCACGAAAACCCCGCCTCTTAA